CCTTGATGAACAactctggaaccagtctcctcgAGACGGGTTGGACACTCTTCCACTCTGCAGTGGTCCCTGCTGAGAGGTGCTGAGCAGGAGTGGGCATTCTTGGTGCCTGTATGTACACCACAGTGAACAAGAAGGTAGCCTTCCTCCGCTTATGTGTGGAGGGAGAAGTCACAACAAGTGTGGTAAAGTAGGGCAAGTTACCTTACCCTTTGTGGAGTCCTTGGAGAGGTGAGCGCTCCTGAAGGGGACTCCATTGTTCTGCTCAGACACTTAAACACTCATGCTGACAACAGTAAGACATAGAGGATGTGAACCATAGTATAGTGTTATAATATGGTTGTAATATGTATTTTGTGCTAATACAATGTCTGCTGGGGACATCTGGTGGATTCTCCAGTCAGATGGAGTTTATCTCCCACCTATGGCAGAGTTTTCAACACATCAGGTTTGAGCCTCTATTGTTGAGGTGGCAGATCAGAGATGTGGCAGCAAGGTGTTGTGTGCCTGTAACAGTGGCATTTTCAAACCCGCTGATGGATACCTGTGGTGAGCGATGCCCTTTTGGGTCTTTTTGGCTTGTGGGATCCCAGAAGCAGCTGACAGGTACAAATACTGCAAGTGGAATGTGGCTCAGGTGGTTATAGAGGCAAAAATTTGAGACGTGGGAAGAATTAAGCAGCGCTATTGAGAATGACTTCAATACAGCTTTGAGGAGGTTCTGGTCAGCCATCCAGCATCTCAGGAGAGGGAGACGGTGCACCACCAACACTGCATGGTGACAGTGTACTGCAGATCCTGACTCAGGACATGGTGGGTTTGTAGGTAGAATACTCTAAAGACCTCCTAAATGCCCTTGGCATATCTGCCAGAAAGAAAATGGGTGGAGATTTTGGGTCGTGTTTTCAAATCTGTGGTGCTGAAGTAACCAGGGCGTTAGAAAGTTCTTCCATGGGTGGATGACATTTGACAAGTTTTATTTAGCATAGGGCAACTTTAGCCTGGCCATAGCATTCCTGCACAACTccacttgattctcatctcctttCAGTGCTCCTTCTGGACTTTCTCCCATTGAGATGGATTTCTACAATAGATTTTCAATAGGACAATCcgtgaacagaaggagaagttttgAACGATTATGTtgattttgtgcagttttggagTGGAGAAAGTGAGCAAGGCCACTCAGTCTGTGTTGGCCATTtgtccaaatattgaattaacattaacagccttCTCATTCAGCttggcacttctctctttgAGTTGAACTGGTGTATTGCATATGCCAACGTTAAACGTTAGCGACTTGGTAAAAATTTGAACTTCAACAGAATCCATGCTTCTAGCAAGCAATAATTTTTCAATAGCCGAGGGTCCAGATCCTCTGTATGAAGCAAAGCAAACAGAgcgctggtttttaccaggctaggcTAACTTTAACAAAGTCATCACTGCAGAAtatgaaagcaagaaaataaattacatcaaaacaaaataaaaacaattcaaacatttcaggttttataGAGAATCATATTGATACAACGGAAGATGTGACTGGGTGGATGTGAAGCCAAGTTAACCAGCAGTGACAAACACGACAACCATAGCTGCTCATGACTTCCTTCTAGCAGTGAgaacaaatctaaaaattaaatgcacaCTACAATAACATCCACATTtggaacattttataaattttttttttaagtattttgcccatggtaaaaaaaaaaaaaggtattaaTATACATagctgtaaacaaaaacatttcattaacaGTAAAATGATACAAACACAGTCACAAAAAGTTGAGGGGTAATctgattctttttaaatagcAGGAAGTTTGATAAGCAATATTGTTTCAATaggaacatttttataacagcgGGAAAAGTCTTGACATCATCCCCCCAGTCAGCATCAAACACAACAGAACATGAACCAGACAAAAGACTATTTacaagtgattttttttgttttcttgataaAATGATTTCTACCTAATGTGGCAAACATCATCACAATGCGACACGAAGCAACGATCCACAGCTGACAATGCACATGTTCTGACGTAGTGTGTACGTGGTATATGCAAGAGTGTACACAGGTGTAACAGTAGGAGCGTAGGCatatgaaaagtttaaaaagtttaatgtcCACATGTTCTTTCCTCCTTGAATACAACTGAGGCGTGTCGTCGTTCCCCCTCCCCAGCTCATCTTCTTCGCCCAGTTGTCTTCTTGCGACCCTGGAAgcaggaaaattttaaaaataaatcaaaaaatgatgaaaataaaagttacggatttcttttaattactgaaatattatCCAGAGACGGCTGAAGTCAGCTTTTTAATAAGTACCCTTGGTGCTGGCTCATCTTCCTGctcttcctcgtcctcctcctcctcttcatcttcagagTCAtctttagcagcagcagcagctttcgATCGCCCTCCGCGCCTGAAATACCCCACAAACCGGCCACAATTTAATGACTAGAACTAAACTTTGTCATCttttagaatggcccagtcaaagtccaaactgaATTTCAATTCAAACCAGGTTAAAACATACCCAcattgaaaaagttttaattctaTGATTCATTGAACATCTTGCTGTactttcaggattttattttgtcaaactctttagaaaaacaatttgtttccCCTTCATTTCACAAGTATAATCAGCTTTGTGTCAGTCTAGCACAGTCCTCaggggccggcatcctgcatgttttagttctctagctgatggtagtaacaaccttttcatcatgtcaatgttcttcttaggcctctaatgagccatcatttgatccaggtgggttaaaccagggagagaactaaatcatgcaggatgccggccctcgaggaccgactttgggcaccactggtctagcacataaaatccccccaaagCAGGTTTGTGTTCAAAACAGGTCAAAGTTCAAGTggcatgaatatttttgtaagggACTGTGGTAGACATATTAAGGTACAGAATTATGTAAAGATACTGAAATCTGCAAATCTCACCTTCTTTTAAAAGAGGAACATATCACCCAGccaattaaaaactaatttctttaaAGATATTAGCCTAAATTtccagaaatatatatattttttatatattccataatacattttaacatcCATTCGTGTGCAGATCAGCCACAATTCCAATTGCAGCCAGTAAGCAGCTTTGCTACTATTGTCGCTTTGAGCTGAGAGAGCAGTTCCTGTTTGAAAGAAAGAGCTGATGTGAATCTTACGTTGGCTTCTTTGCCGCTGGCTGAGCTGATTTAGGTGGACGTCCTCTCCTCTTCTGAGGCACGGACTCTGCTGACTCTGAGCTGCTGGACAAGAAGAGTTTTAGTCAAACAAAAAGTGACGAGTTCACAGCATGCAGCAGTGAAGATGAACCACGCGTACCCTTGTGACCGCCGTGGCGCCCTGGCTTGCCTTCCGCCCTTTGGTTTCACCTCCATGTTTTCACTACTTTTGTCATCGTCATCATCTTCGTCCTCATCATCCAccctctcctcttcttcctcatcctcctcgtTCTCATCATCGTCTTCCTCTGGCGGAGGCGCTGCCTTTTTTCGCCCCCTCCTCCCCTTTACAGGTGTTTCCTGGTTGGAAGAGGCAGACTTCGGTGGTCGGCCCCTGCGTCCTTTTTTCGGTGGGCTGTTCTGTTCATCCTCTGGCCGGTTGTCCTCGTCCCACTGGTCCTCAGACTCGGTGGCGGTGGTGGTGTTGGCAGACCCCCTCTTGCGTCCGCGCTTTGGCTTGCTCTCCTGGTCGTCGCTGGACGTCACGCCACGTTTACGAGCGCGGGGCTTTTCCATGTCCTATAAGAGAACAGAGTCATTGAGCTGTGGCAGAAAAAGGCGACATTAGATTTGAACGGGATTAACAGATCACTCGGGTGTTAAACTGGAAATACAAAGTTGCCATAACAACAGTCTTTACAAAGACTGTCTTtagtattaattttaattttggagtgtttaaaaataagagGCACAAAAGATCCTAGAAAAGAATATTCTACAAAGACATATCGAGTTTCATTCAGGTTTCCACAAAGAGATAGAAATAGATCAGTCAAAATTTGTTCTATTTAAGCTTTCAACATGTCATGTAGCATGCTGAATCTGGAAATGTTAACATCTTTTTGGAAATATCACTGTTAAAGTGTGGATTTATATTCTCCAGCAAACAGAGACAGCTGTTTATAGTTAGTAATGTCAACTGTCAATTGCTGATAAATGCTATGTATAAAAACCTGCCCTTGTCTAAATGCTTTGAATGAATTGacaataattttgtgttttttccccacGTGAAACCTAAgtgagttttgttgtttcctttttttatttttaaagttacattgaGTGTCTTGAAACACAAACTTCCTGCTCGCTTACATGTAGCATTTCTCTAAGAAAAGATTGACAAACAAAACTATGTGTTTGCAGTTGGTTTTAGGACTGGAACCAGTGAGTTTGTATTTCTTGTCCTGACTTTGGTCCAGCTGGTGTTTGCACAGCAGcttcaaagaataaaacaggGATTTATGGCTAACATTACTTAGCTGGATCCCAGAAACGAGGCCGTCTACTCCTGAGCTACTGTGTCATTTCAGATAACATGTTTGTCCATGCTGCCCTCCTACAGGAAACAAGTgttctttaaagtttaaaacctgTTAGCTCCtcaaaataattgaatttcAATCACAGTGCAtctaaaatcattttatgttttcatgggCATTTTATTAGTGTCCtgggtattttttaaataagcaaaccaattaaatataaaaataaaatttccacCTGAGAGGATTTTTACTAACCATTTCAAAATTTATACTTTGACTCTAAATTTTAGATATTTCCAGCAGTTTGTAAAATTTTCTGGATCTTACCTTGTCAACACTGTCTGATCTCTTCAGGCTGAAATCCTCGTTTTCACTATGATCCATTTCTGTGCTGTCGCGTCTGGAAGAATCAGCAACTTAATTTAGCACAAATTTTTATCTGGACAtccataaatatgtaaaaaaatatattttgtgcaGTTTAACAACTAGAACAGGTGAATCTCTAGAACTAGAAGAGCTTCCACTGAGCAACATGCTGGTTTTCATTCACTACCTGGTTTTGCCGCGCTGCGGGGAGCCCGGATTGGATGACGAGTCGTTGTTGCTGGTTGTTTCCATACGAGAGGCTTTGCTCTGGAGCTGTTTACCCGCTGATGACAGCGGCTTGTTTACCGCGCCCAAAACGTTCGCTGACTTGGGCTTGAGATTGAaggaagaaatggaaaaaggtTTTGCTTGAGTACAAATACAAATTGGAAAGCAACAGCAAGCTAAAGGCTTTAGTAGGCTTACTTTTCCTGGAGTGAAGAATGCTTTCATCTCTGGAGGAAGGTAATTTTTAGTGTTGCTAAAATTCTGAAACATGACAAGATACAAGTGAATGAGAGACAAAACCCATATTAGTAAATCTTGTAGTTGTGctcatttctacatttcttttttttttattacaggaaagaaaaagaaaaactgcaaattgCACACTTCATTTTCATTAGTACATACTGACTGATGAAAATGAATCCAACTAGATCTCCCCATAAGTCCCTGAGTCACTGACCTTGTCTGGTTTGGTGAAGAAGCGTGACGGCAGCACAGGGTCTTTGGGTGACTCCAGGCTGTAGGTGGTGCTCTTTGACATGATGATGTTCATGGCTACATCACACACTGTGTAAAGTTTCTGTAATAGAGAGGCAAACATTTGATCAACAAAACgcctcataaaaaaaattattaatcagtATTTAATGTAATCATTCACAttacaaaagtaattttaacCTCATTGGTTTTGGGATCACTAGACGCTTGGGCGTCTTTCGTTTGCTTGATGTTTTCCACCATTTTTCTGATGAATGCATGGCTGTTGTTCTCATTCTTGGCCATGATGATCTCGAGGACGAACCACAAAGCtctaaagaggaagaaaaacagacataaatacaGAGCATAGATGTGGAActtatttatcaatattttcaaGAACTGCAATGAATATCAGCAAACTACATAAGTGCTACGCATTTCAGCTCAATGTTAATAATTTCTATGATGCTTGTTTAACTACAACTAAGCTCTTCCATTGCCTGAGTAGTGGCTGTGGACTATGCAATGTTTTTAATAGACATACACATAGATGGAAATGCACCaattgaaataatatttcaaataataaacCATGTTGTTGTATGATGAATCTCATTTCTGTTATCTTCCATTTGGTATTTTGAAGAAATATCAGACTAATTTTACatcacaatataaatataaggTTCAAACactaacaaataataataaaaaaaaaaactaaataaaaatgaacaatcctacagttacatttattttgatggaGATTTTGATAACCTGCAAATTTATTacatagatttattttctttgtggatTTTTTCCCACAGTAAATGTACTTAAATGAAAGCTActcaaacttttaataaaatcctcTATGTaaaaaatagagattttttAACATCTCTACCAGGGTGTACTataacaatataataaaataataatggagTAGTACGCtgtataaatatacatataattaAAACCCACCCAAGAGAAAACAACTTCTATCCTGTATGtacttattaataaaaaatttgcaaTCCCTAACAACTGTATTAAATCTGACTTACTCTTTGATTTCTTTCAGCTGCTCAATGTCCTGAACTTTAACGTAATCCGGGTCGTGAGCCAGAAGGTGGATGGTGTAGGGAACCACATACTCCGGTAGAAGAGACAACAACTTGTCTGTTCCAACACAAAGTCAATATTACTTCACTTACAACAAactgattttttgttgttgtttttagttttttagcaGGTATAATAAAAtcctacattttaaatatttaagtaataTTAAGATTGCTTTGGAGTACAGTTACTAAGTAACAAGAAAATCTGCTGTAAATCATTCAGAGGGTTCAAGTTCTTTACCGCTGATGGCTGCGTGCTGCTTCAGATACTCTCGCctgatgttgacatttttcaccAGGCACTGGCGAGCGTGAGCTCTCCTCTCCTTGACGGGATCCTTCGCACACAAAGCAAACACTGCCATGTACTCCAGAGGCAGGCGGAGGCGGCAGAGGCCTCGATGAAGCTTCTGGGCAAAACACTGCCGCACCTGGTAGCACTCATCCTGCAGAGACAAGGTGGAGACAAGAGGGACGGTGAGAGGATATTTCAACAGGATTCAGGTGATAAAATAATCgggaagaagaaggaagaactGAAAACGTTTATTAGGAACAGAGCATGAAggaggtggaagaaaaatgacaacatgAACTTTAAGGTTCCTACAGAGTCTTCATTCTCAAATGTCAAGGTTCTCTTTatctattaaacattttaaatagaaaagatGTGCAATTTATtgaattgatggatggatgaactgaTGGATGAGTTCTGGATTAAGTGACGGACATCCATCCTGGAAAGCACAATCAATTTTGAGAATTTTCCAGACGCCGCGGGAATATTGAACACATCGGACCTggcatttttatcatttcaacgCAATGTTTTCTGAATagcaaatctttaaagaaataataattttcacagTCTGATGAGAGTAATGACTTTACACAATAAGAAGGAAGTTCTCACATTGATGACGAGAGCACACAGCTGATACTGCTCCAGGGTGATGATTTCATGATAGCAGGGCTCCTGAGCCAGCTTCAGCAGGGCGCACGCTGCTGCCAGCCGCAGCCTCGACATGTCTGGTTTACTAGTGGGAATAAAACGAGGCAGTGGAGATGAGAGGAAGTAAGGATTATTTTATCCTTTCACAGGTATGTTTAAAACTAAAGCCTAAAAGCATTCACTGAGAGggggtgattttattttacttaccCCATCCTGCCCTGCTCGGTTAGATCGCCATCGCTGTGCAGGATAGCAGTCAGCATCCTCAGGGTGGAGTTGCCTGATTTGCTTTGGTTGTTCTTCACTCCCAGCAGCCATCTCACCATCAGCTTGATGCCCTGGATCTGAACGGaggatggaaaatattttatttctcctcttCGGGAGCAGAAATAACAGGCTGAAGTTCACCACTGACCTTAGCCATCGTCTCTGGAGACACTTCGTCATCAGAAACCCaaagtttggttgtttttttgcctgggatctacaaataaaatagatttcatCATAGGCTTAATTCACAAACTATAATAAACTTTGCTTCTATGATAGACGTAACAAAAAGAAGGCCCAGGTTCTCAGCATGAATCTGGAGGAtagaatatatatgtatatttgtaCCCTGTCGTTCATGAGCAGATCCTTCACAATGAAGTTGGCGACTAGAGACTTTAGCGGCGCGGCAAACTGCTCTGGGGCCAACTGGGCCAGGTGACCCAGGGTGGTCAAAGGAGTGATGAGCTGCTCCAGGTTTGCAGGGTCCAGACTTTTGTGTAggggctgaaaacaaaaaaaacaaaaccacaatatttaaaaaaaattctgtgttTAACAGTCCAGTTGTTAAGCACAttttcagagagaaagaaaacaaagagaaaaaaacctgcTAATCCCtgtattttacaattttctgttCATGAAAAAAAGGTGAAGCACCAACTGACCTCAAAGATTTGGGCAAAGTGTGTGTCCCTGTTGGTGAACATCGCATTGATGCAGTGGATGGCATACTTGGCCTGACGAGGGGGGCCTCTCTTAGCTTTGGTTTGCAGTACCTGCAATAAAACActaggaggagcagcaggagaacACCATTAAAATCTGGTAAAGAACTACTTGAagtcacaaaaaacagaattacaTCCTGTACACATTTCACTGAAATGAATGAAGCCCTAGTGGGACTGcctggattttgttttatttttataatatgaataaaatatggaaacaaaaacGTACGATTTGATGTGAGGGAAGCTCTCTTCCATTTTGTTGCCTGTGTTCTTGAAGATCTGCAGCGCAGCTTCTGCCACTTTTTCATCATCCATCTTCAGACAACTCAGCAAAGACTCAAACGTCTCTGCAGAGTGGAATGACACTGGGTGTGTGAAGGACAGTACCTGTttaggaaacagaaaaatatgaattaaaagtCAGCcgaatttgttttaattcaaaatagGATGAAGTTTGAGTTTTAACCTTCAGCAGCTCCAGTCCTGCCCTAATCGCCTCTTCAGTTGGAACgccctcctcttcatcatcagcTGTCCCATCAATAGATTTGTTTACCTGTTTTATTAAAGCACTGaagaaatgaagacaaaaatgatAAACGAAACGTTTCCCCTgacattttctaaagaaatgATGTAAAGCTGTCTTTTCGCAGCTCTATACCTGATGGACTCTGTGTCGATGTGTACAGGAGCGATTCTCTCCAGCAGGAATTTGACCATTTCCAGGAATGGATTACTGGGCTGCTTGGGGCTACCGAGCTTTTTAGTGATGTCTCGCTGATGaagatgacaaaaataaaaggagaacaataaaaaaaaaaagcgtacAGCAAGAACAAATCTGTGCTTTTAtgtgatattttcaaaatgctaGAGAGCTATTTTGTTTGATaatggacaaaaaacaaacaagtgcaGTGACTGGACGATGTCGCAGACTCACCACACAGACTTCAGCCTGCTTGCAGGAGCAGGTGGGACTGACCAACGTCTCCAACTGATCCCTTATCCGCTCGTCATCCTCCAGGACCTGAGCCAGCTTCTTCACAAAGTCCTGAGCTTTGCCCGGGTCTGGAAGGTTTCCTATAcgcatacaaacacacacaaagcatgttttaaagaatcaagtgcacctgaaataaaatcggtaaattattggtttaaaaaaaaaaaaaatctgctaacaAAACACAGCTCCACCATatgttttccacatttgtgGATGTTACAGCAACAAACTTGCAAACaaacttttgttattttacataaaagacCAGATGgaagttaaaaaagaagaacaaattcttaatattttttaaaagtcttctGGACAagagattttacatttttttaatttttgttagcAAATTGGATCCAGTTCTGTCACATTAGATGGAGAGCATaaggaaaaatgtaaatctCGACAGAATTAATTCGATTTAAGTCTGAACTTCGACTGAATCATTCCATTTCATCTCTGACTGCATGTTTAAGGTCGTTTTCCTGCtggaaaacaaatctttgtgtcattctcaagttttttttgtgtcagattATCCAGAACTGCCATCAAATCTTgttcctgctgcagaaaaagaatcacacagcatgatgctaccacctcTGTGTATTAGGGTATGTTGGGTAGGTTATATTGATAGAGATGTGTAGGTTTAGTTTTACACCAAGATTAGCATTTTGCAAGTCGGCCAGCATCTTGCAAGAAGTTTAATTTTGGCTTTATCGTCTGATTTTACGTTTGCAGCGTGTGGCTCTCTTTCTCCAGAATGTTCAACAAAAATCTCAggctttcacagaacagctggatttatacttaTGTTTAATTATACAGAAATACAAGTTATTAACTAGGTGGCTTAGGAGAGTAAGTGGTTCCATATGAACTTATTTAGGGCTatcagagtttttctttttcccctccagggggtcttttgtgggctcttgTGTCCCTTATGTGAccgtaggctgacaggaaaggggaagagagaggggggaaggcatgcggcaaatgtcgccgggtccgggaatcgaacccgcgacggccgcgtcgaggactcaaggcctccaaacgtggttcgcgctatcccctacgccaccacagcacaccccggCTATCAGTGTTAAGAGGCTTAAATACAAATGCcacacatttcaacatttttgtaaaataaaatcatctttttattagtcttttgcataaaatcttgataaaatgcatttaagttTGTGGTCATAAGGTGACAACGTGGAAAAGTTAAAGTGTGAATGCTTTTGCATAGTGCTGTGCAGCCATGGGTGAACTAACTTCCTGCTCAGTCGCTGCTACAGACGTTTGCTATAGTAGGATATAAGTTGGTCAAGTCAACTGGTATGTGTCCAATCCTTTGATTACATTACAAATCTTATTTGAAAACTACCTTTTCTTCCTTGAATCATTATTGTTAGTACGTTGTTTCTCTTGTGTTCCAGCATGTGTTGCCATGGCTACGCtctattatttgttttccaagACAGCCTGTGGGTACTTCATGTGACATCACTGCAACTACCATGTTGCAGTGGAAACTTGTGATTTCGAAAAGATGACTTACTTGTGATCACCATGACTTTGGCAAATACAGCCTTACTGGATGCTTCCGACTGGcaagaaatgggaaaaaaa
This window of the Gambusia affinis linkage group LG15, SWU_Gaff_1.0, whole genome shotgun sequence genome carries:
- the pds5b gene encoding sister chromatid cohesion protein PDS5 homolog B encodes the protein MAHSKARATDGKVTYPPGVKEISDKISKEEMVRRLKMVVKTFMDMDQDSEEEKELYLNLALHLASDFFLKHPDKDVRLLVACCLADIFRIYAPEAPYTSPDKLKDIFMFITRQLKGLEDTKSAQFNRYFYLLENIAWVKSYNICFELEDSNEIFTQLYRTLFQVINNGHNQKVHMHMVDLMSSIICEGDTVSQELLDTVLVNLVPAHKNLNKQAYDLAKALLKRTAQAIEPYITNFFNQVLMLGKTSVSDLSEHVFDLILELYNIDSHLLLSVLPQLEFKLKSNDNDERLQVVKLLAKMFGAKDSELAAQNKPLWQCYLGRFNDIHVPIRLECVKFASHCLMNHPDLAKDLTEYLRVRSHDPEEAIRHDVIVSIVTAAKKDLSLVNDALLNIVKERTLDKRWRVRKEAMMGLASIYRKYSLQGEGGREASKQISWIKDKLLHIYYQNSIDDRLLVERVFAQYMVPFNLETTERMKCLYYLYATLDTNAVKALNEMWKCQNMLRNHVKDLLDLIKKPKSEASSKAVFAKVMVITRNLPDPGKAQDFVKKLAQVLEDDERIRDQLETLVSPTCSCKQAEVCVRDITKKLGSPKQPSNPFLEMVKFLLERIAPVHIDTESISALIKQVNKSIDGTADDEEEGVPTEEAIRAGLELLKVLSFTHPVSFHSAETFESLLSCLKMDDEKVAEAALQIFKNTGNKMEESFPHIKSVLLQVLQTKAKRGPPRQAKYAIHCINAMFTNRDTHFAQIFEPLHKSLDPANLEQLITPLTTLGHLAQLAPEQFAAPLKSLVANFIVKDLLMNDRIPGKKTTKLWVSDDEVSPETMAKIQGIKLMVRWLLGVKNNQSKSGNSTLRMLTAILHSDGDLTEQGRMGKPDMSRLRLAAACALLKLAQEPCYHEIITLEQYQLCALVINDECYQVRQCFAQKLHRGLCRLRLPLEYMAVFALCAKDPVKERRAHARQCLVKNVNIRREYLKQHAAISDKLLSLLPEYVVPYTIHLLAHDPDYVKVQDIEQLKEIKEALWFVLEIIMAKNENNSHAFIRKMVENIKQTKDAQASSDPKTNEKLYTVCDVAMNIIMSKSTTYSLESPKDPVLPSRFFTKPDKNFSNTKNYLPPEMKAFFTPGKPKSANVLGAVNKPLSSAGKQLQSKASRMETTSNNDSSSNPGSPQRGKTRRDSTEMDHSENEDFSLKRSDSVDKDMEKPRARKRGVTSSDDQESKPKRGRKRGSANTTTATESEDQWDEDNRPEDEQNSPPKKGRRGRPPKSASSNQETPVKGRRGRKKAAPPPEEDDDENEEDEEEEERVDDEDEDDDDDKSSENMEVKPKGGRQARAPRRSQGSESAESVPQKRRGRPPKSAQPAAKKPTRGGRSKAAAAAKDDSEDEEEEEDEEEQEDEPAPRGRKKTTGRRR